Proteins encoded by one window of Myxococcus guangdongensis:
- a CDS encoding glycosyltransferase translates to MRILHLLASPFFSGPAENVALLARAQRDAGHEVTVAVDRRRKDVPAEEPAVPRFQELGLLDEGGLELSVKSPPWRMWSDSRRLRARQVDVVHSHFSHDHFLARWGRPRGAVLLRSLHAPRSLRSSLPAADAYTVPASALLPRLLERGKRARVLPALVDPRFQPEADRASLRRELGLTGGPLVGMVSTFQPSRRHSVGVEAFAKYRQHHPHARFVLVGDGALLEATRNQVATLGLTDAVVFAGYQQGADFARWLKALDEVWLLGLGNDWSARAAAQARACGVRVVAVDEGALPDLADARVAEPTPEAVVTAALSGVLAPVAHPTNARIAADVLALYAEAASGARR, encoded by the coding sequence ATGCGCATTCTTCACCTGCTCGCGAGCCCGTTCTTCAGTGGCCCCGCGGAGAACGTCGCGCTGCTGGCCCGAGCGCAGCGGGATGCCGGGCACGAGGTGACGGTGGCGGTGGACCGTCGGCGCAAGGACGTGCCGGCGGAGGAGCCCGCGGTGCCTCGCTTCCAGGAACTCGGCCTGTTGGACGAAGGCGGCCTGGAGTTGTCCGTGAAGTCGCCGCCGTGGCGCATGTGGAGCGACTCGCGACGTCTGCGCGCGCGGCAGGTGGACGTGGTGCATTCGCACTTCAGCCACGACCACTTCCTGGCGAGGTGGGGCCGTCCCCGAGGCGCGGTGTTGCTGCGCTCGCTGCACGCCCCCCGCTCGCTGCGTTCGTCGTTGCCCGCGGCGGATGCGTACACGGTTCCGGCGAGCGCGTTGTTGCCGAGGCTGTTGGAGCGAGGGAAGCGGGCCCGGGTGCTCCCGGCGCTGGTGGACCCGAGGTTCCAGCCCGAAGCGGACCGTGCGTCACTCCGGCGCGAGCTGGGGCTCACGGGTGGACCTTTGGTGGGAATGGTCTCCACGTTCCAGCCATCGAGGCGCCATTCGGTCGGCGTGGAGGCCTTCGCGAAGTACCGTCAGCACCATCCCCATGCACGCTTCGTCCTCGTGGGTGACGGAGCGTTGCTGGAAGCGACGCGCAATCAGGTGGCGACGCTGGGGCTGACGGACGCGGTGGTCTTCGCGGGCTATCAGCAGGGAGCGGACTTCGCGCGCTGGCTGAAGGCATTGGACGAGGTATGGCTGCTGGGCTTGGGGAATGACTGGAGCGCGAGGGCCGCGGCCCAGGCGCGAGCGTGTGGAGTCCGAGTGGTTGCGGTGGACGAAGGGGCGCTGCCGGACCTGGCGGATGCCAGGGTGGCCGAGCCCACGCCCGAAGCAGTCGTGACGGCCGCGCTCTCGGGCGTCCTGGCGCCGGTGGCTCATCCGACAAACGCGCGCATCGCCGCTGACGTGCTCGCCTTGTACGCCGAGGCGGCCAGCGGGGCTCGTCGATGA
- a CDS encoding glycosyltransferase family 4 protein, producing MTLIIHPHFHNRYTGVTRHVESVVPALVKDSGSETRVIGSGLSEGLPRITWPELLRRARSEPVVWHAHRNNELLAGMLLKLVGRQVRLVFTRHTSMAPSGFTRFIARGADALVSLTKQVADVIALPSTVISHGIDLTRFHPPEDRQKAWERLGQGGRLGIGVIGRIRKEKGQGDFLEAVRPLLPEHPEWQGVLVGLAKGADLDWVNGLRAGIEGRVTLAGEQSVIEPWYQGLTVLVHPSYAEGYSLVHVEAMASGCCVVASKLPYLDTLIEHGRTGFFFEPGDVKALRELLDMLMREPERAREVGRNAAEEARRRCGVEHEAHALEALYRTLVRR from the coding sequence ATGACGCTCATCATCCACCCGCATTTCCACAACCGGTACACGGGCGTCACGCGTCACGTCGAGTCGGTGGTGCCAGCGTTGGTGAAGGACTCGGGCTCGGAGACGCGGGTCATCGGCTCGGGGCTGAGCGAGGGACTGCCGCGCATCACCTGGCCGGAGCTGCTGCGCAGGGCGCGCTCGGAGCCGGTGGTGTGGCACGCGCACCGGAACAACGAGCTGCTGGCGGGGATGTTGTTGAAGCTGGTGGGTCGGCAGGTGCGGCTGGTGTTCACGCGGCACACGTCGATGGCGCCCAGTGGCTTCACGCGGTTCATCGCGCGAGGCGCGGACGCACTGGTGTCGTTGACGAAGCAGGTGGCGGACGTCATCGCGCTGCCGTCGACGGTCATCTCGCATGGCATCGACCTGACGCGCTTCCATCCCCCCGAGGACCGACAGAAGGCCTGGGAGCGACTGGGGCAAGGCGGGCGCCTGGGAATCGGCGTCATCGGTCGCATCCGGAAGGAGAAGGGACAGGGCGACTTCCTGGAGGCGGTCCGGCCGTTGCTGCCTGAGCACCCCGAGTGGCAGGGCGTGCTGGTGGGCCTGGCGAAGGGCGCGGACCTGGACTGGGTGAACGGCCTCCGTGCCGGCATCGAGGGCCGGGTGACGCTGGCGGGAGAGCAGTCGGTCATCGAGCCCTGGTACCAGGGGCTCACGGTGCTGGTGCACCCATCCTATGCGGAGGGGTACTCGCTGGTGCACGTGGAGGCGATGGCGTCGGGGTGCTGCGTGGTGGCGTCGAAGCTGCCGTACCTGGACACGCTCATCGAGCACGGCCGCACGGGCTTCTTCTTCGAGCCGGGTGACGTGAAGGCGCTGCGAGAGCTCCTCGACATGTTGATGCGCGAGCCGGAGCGAGCGCGCGAAGTGGGGCGCAACGCGGCCGAGGAGGCGCGGCGTCGGTGTGGCGTGGAGCACGAGGCGCACGCGCTGGAGGCGCTGTACCGCACGCTGGTGAGGCGCTGA